The proteins below are encoded in one region of Diorhabda carinulata isolate Delta chromosome 3, icDioCari1.1, whole genome shotgun sequence:
- the LOC130891499 gene encoding uncharacterized protein LOC130891499: MTMWFTFTVFVIAFLTCTSAEDNSKNSDKNNVKTSLAMDCDNTFSVTCLKLNLVGWVDKLDKNEDYSVLPGITIVRENTSSTINNVQIAADLAREFPNDPEARIDAFLLNKVQGFLNSHSLKLNFAAEESNDENAVTSRKKSGKGGGIGILLAAGAMMKSTLVAIGLAALAAIAKKALITSVIALVLSVIIGLKALASGHSKTTYEVVSRPVYTHSSSHSSAHEDYHHGGHSDYGRSFDTMPLPLALQPGYRPA; the protein is encoded by the coding sequence ATGACCATGTGGTTCACTTTCACAGTTTTCGTGATCGCCTTCTTGACATGTACTTCAGCCGAAGATAATAGTAAAAACagtgataaaaataatgtcaaaacaTCATTAGCAATGGACTGTGATAATACGTTTTCGGTGACTTGCTTAAAGTTAAATCTCGTTGGGTGGGTAGATAAACTTGACAAAAATGAAGATTATAGTGTACTTCCTGGAATTACAATAGTGCGCGAAAATACTAGTTCTACTATTAACAATGTGCAAATTGCTGCAGATCTGGCAAGAGAATTTCCCAATGATCCAGAAGCTAGAATTGATgcttttcttttaaataaagtaCAGGGATTCCTCAACAGTCATTCACTAAAACTGAATTTTGCTGCTGAAGAAAGTAATGATGAGAACGCCGTAACTAGCCGAAAGAAGTCAGGAAAAGGCGGTGGTATAGGAATATTGTTAGCAGCTGGTGCCATGATGAAAAGTACTCTAGTGGCTATAGGGTTAGCCGCTTTAGCCGCCATTGCTAAAAAAGCTTTAATAACCAGTGTTATTGCTCTTGTGCTTTCAGTTATAATTGGTCTCAAAGCTTTAGCTTCGGGCCATTCAAAAACCACTTATGAAGTAGTGTCTAGACCAGTGTATACTCATTCGAGCTCACATTCATCCGCACATGAGGATTACCACCATGGAGGTCACTCCGATTATGGTAGGAGTTTTGACACTATGCCGTTACCACTTGCGTTACAGCCTGGATACAGGCCAGCTTAA
- the LOC130891294 gene encoding uncharacterized protein LOC130891294 — protein sequence MWLVSLIFAMFLLTSSAEEQIQKSDRSDYGRSLGKDCENTYSATCLKLDIVSWVDRLNENENFSVFPGISIVRENVSARANTADIVSDLARDFPNDPDARLDAFLMRKVQGFLSSHSIKLNLFDQNSAETARKGGGGGYGGGGGGGGGKKGGGGGGMGVILAAAAMMKSTLFALALGALAALAGKALMTGLISLMLSAIIGLKSLSSGGGKTTYEVVSKPVYTHSSSHSTGHEDYHHGGHSGYGRSFDMPLPLGLQPEYKPA from the coding sequence ATGTGGTTAGTTTCTCTAATATTCGCGATGTTTTTGTTAACATCTTCAGCTGaggaacaaattcaaaaaagtgATAGAAGTGATTATGGAAGATCTTTAGGAAAAGACTGTGAGAATACTTATTCCGCAACTTGTTTGAAATTGGACATTGTTAGTTGGGTGGATCGACTTAACGAAAATGAAAACTTCAGTGTGTTCCCTGGAATATCAATAGTGCGAGAAAATGTGAGTGCTCGAGCAAATACGGCAGATATAGTATCGGATTTAGCTAGGGACTTTCCCAACGATCCTGATGCCCGGCTGGATGCTTTTTTAATGAGAAAAGTTCAAGGATTTCTGAGTAGTCATTCCATAAAACTCAATCTCTTCGATCAAAATAGTGCTGAAACCGCTCGTAAAGGAGGCGGCGGTGGTTATGGAGGTGGTGGCGGCGGCGGCGGAGGCAAAAAAGGAGGAGGAGGTGGTGGAATGGGAGTCATCCTCGCCGCAGCAGCTATGATGAAAAGTACTTTGTTCGCATTAGCTCTAGGTGCCTTAGCTGCGCTTGCTGGTAAAGCTTTGATGACGGGTCTCATTTCTTTAATGCTGTCAGCCATCATCGGACTCAAATCTTTATCAAGTGGCGGAGGGAAAACAACATATGAAGTGGTATCCAAGCCAGTTTACACACATTCTAGTTCTCATTCCACTGGTCATGAAGATTATCATCACGGTGGTCATTCGGGTTATGGCAGGAGTTTCGATATGCCATTGCCTCTTGGACTACAACCAGAGTACAAACCAGCATag